The genomic region CGGCGGCCCAGGTGGGCGCGGTAGCTGTGCTGAGCCAGCCAGCATATCAGGGGCGTCTGGCTTTCCTGGCGGGATTGGATGGCTGGCGCTTTAAGCGCCAGGTAACGCCTGGCGATACCCTCACCATTGAGGTGACGCTGGCGGCTATCCGACGCGGCATCGGCAAGGGACATGCGCGCGTGTCGGTGGAAGGGAACGTTGCCGCCGAGGGAGACCTGCTCTTCGCTATCGGACCAGCGCCAACCCAGGACAGCGCGAGCGCCGCTGCGAGCGACGACGCAGCAGGAACGGAGCGCGAGGCGTGAGGCGATTGGCGCGCAGATGCCTGCTGCTGCTGGCGCTGGCTATCGGCTTCGCGCGCAACGGGTTCAGGTCGGCGCGGGTGCGCGAGCGACCAAGGGGAGCGAGAGTGCGGGAATCCGGTGGCAGCCCGCGAGCGAGCGCAGCGAGCGAGAATGCGGAAACCCAGTTTCCGCAAGGGCTGCCCCCCGCAGGGGACCGCAAGCGCCCGCCGCCGCAGGCGCGGGTGCGCGAGGTTCGGCGAGTAGTGTTGATACGCCCCGATCACCTGGGCGATATGCTCTTTACGACGCCCGCCCTGTCCGAACTGCGGCGCGCTTTGCCGGACGCGCATATTACCTATCTGATTGGTCCCTGGTTTCGTGAGATTGTGGCGCGTAACCCCTCTCTCGATGAGATACAGACCTGCGCTTTTCCGGGCTTTCGCCGCGAGACGCAGGGCGCGCTGGAGCCATACCGGCTGCTGTGGCGGCTGGCGCGAGAGTTGCGTAGAGGGCGCTATGACCTGGCAATAGTCCTGCGTCCCGATTTCTGGTGGGGCGTCTGGCTGATCTATCTGGCAGGGATTCCGCTGCGCCTGGGCTATGCCGCTGATTTGCAAACGCCCTTCCTGACCTGGGCGCTGCCGCTGCGCGCTGGCGAACATGCCGTCAGGCAAAATCTGCGGCTGGTTCGGGCAGCGGCGCTCCTGGCAAAAGATGGGTCTGGCAGCAGCACGACGACAAGGAAATTATCGGCTGAGCAGGTAGCCCAATTAGATCAATTAGATAACGTGGCCCCCGTTCAGGGGCAGCCGCCGCTGGAGTTTGCGCCCACCGATGAGGAGCGCGCCTGGGTACAGAAGCGGCTGGCGCAGGCAGATATGAGCGGGCGCGACAGGTTGGTAGTCATTCATCCAGGGACGGGCGCGCCGGTAAAGCTCTGGGGGACAACTTCCTGGGCGCGTGTGGCCGATGCCCTGGCCCGCGCGCATGGCCTTCGTATTGTGCTGACAGGCAGCGCAGGCGAGCGCGAGCAGGTGGAGGGCATCAGGGCGCAGATGAGGCAGCCCGCGCTGACGTTGATCGGCGAGACCGATGTTGGCAGGCTCGCGGCGCTGCTGGCGCGGGCCGACCTGGCTCTGGGCGTGGATAACGGGCCGCTGCATCTGGCGACGGCGCAGGGCACACCGACGGTGCGCCTCTATGGCCCGACGGACCCGCGCGTCTTTGCGCCCTGGGGCGAACCCAGGCTGCATAAGATCGTGCAGGCGCAGCAGCCCTGCGCCGGATGCGCGGCTATTCCCTGCGGGCGTCTTGATTGGTCGCCAGAAGAGTTACCCGCGCATCCCTGTGTCCGTTCTCTCTCTGTTGAAGAGGTCTTAGCGGCGGCTGAGGCGCTGTTGAATCAACGCATGGCAAAGCAAGAAGAAAAAGCCTGATCTGGAGTCGCTCTCTATGGGTATGGTTGGGTATGATATACGGCCCTCGTTTCTGCGGCGAACACGGACACTGCTGATTCATCGTCTCATCAAGCCCGCGCTTCAGCGAGCGATCTATTATGGTCTGGGGACGGTTGGCCTGGTCTCGCGCCTGGGCCGCCTGGGACGGGTGATGCCGCCGCTGACGCCTGCGACGTTTGCCCCCAAACGGATTTTGCTGATTCGCACAGACCTGATGGGCGACGTGATTCTCTCGCTGCCAGCGGCGCACGCGCTGCGCCGCGCTTATCCGGCGGCGCAGATTGATATGCTGATCCTGCCGCCGAATATCGGGGTGATCAAGTATGATCCGGCCATTGCGCGTATCGTGACCTATGATCCTAATATCTGGCGTCGCCCCAACGCATTCCTGACTGCTGGCAGTTATCGCGCGTTCCTGGGCTTGCTGCGCGATCTGCGCGCCGCGCAGTATGATTTGTGTCTGAGCCTGGCCGGAGATTGGGCGAGCGTCTTCGCCTTTTTCAGCAAGGCGCGGCGGCGCTTGGGCTATCGAGATGAGGCGTACCCCTTCTTCATGACCGATCCTGTGCCGGGGGGGCGCTATCGCGTTCGCCAGCATGAGGTGGAGTATATCGCCGGGCTGGCGCGGGCAGCAGGCGCCGTCATTGAGGAAGGGCAGCGCGCGCCCGCGCTGGTGGTCAGCGAGCAGGCCAGAGCGGATGTCAAGGCGCTCCTGGCGGCCAACGGCGTGCAGGAGGGCGATCTGCTCATCGCCGCGCATGCCGGGGCGACGAATGGGCTGGCGAAACGCTGGCCGATTCCCCACTGGGCGACGCTGGCCGACCAACTGATGACACAGCTTGGGGCGAAGGTGGTCCTGACGGGAGCCGCCAGCGACGCCGAGATTACCGCAGCCATAGCGGCGCGCATGCAGCAGGCACCGCTGGATCTCACCGGCAAGACGACGATCCCGCAGCTTGCCGCGCTGCTGGCGCGCTGTGATCTGGTGATCAGCGGCGACAGCGGCCCCTTGCATATGGCTGGAGCGGTGGGATCGCCGGTAGTTGCCATTCATGGCCCGACGGACCCCGTTCTCAGCGGGCCAGCGGGCAAAGAAGCGACGGTGCTGCGGTTGGGCATCTGGTGCAGCCCCTGCTACGACGCCAGCTATTGGGCGGAGTGTCGCTTCTTCAACCCTGTCTGTATGAAGGCGATTACGCCCGATCAGGCGCTGGCAGCGGCGCGCGCTCGCCTGGGGCGATCAGCCCGAACAAACGATCAGGCTGCTATAACGCAGCAAACATAGACCTTCGACTGAGGACACGCGATGAATATCGCCTTTGATCTGGTGGCAGTTGAGCGGCTGGATGATGGCATGTATACAGCGAGCCTGGCGCTCTTACAGGGTCTGCAAAAAGTGCCTACCGATCACCGCTATCTGCTGCTGACGGGCCGTCCGGGGCGCTATGCGCACTTTGCCAGGGATAAGCGCTTTGAGATCGTCCACGCGCCCATCCCGATCTTACAGCGCGACGCGGTCTTGCTGGAGCATCAGGTGTTGGAGCCGCTGACGCTGCGGCGTTTGCGCCCGGATGTGCTGCATAGCCCTGGCCTGGCAAGCCCGCTGCTCTGGCGTGGGCCGGTAGTGCTGACGCTGCATGATGTGGCTTTTCTCGCTCTGCCGGAGCAGATGTCGCGGGCCAGCCTCTATTACTGGCGCTATGTAGCCTTGCCCAGCGCCCGACGAGCAGCGCGCATCGTGACCGTCTCACAGCATGCCCGCCAGGAGATTGCTCGAGAACTGCATCTGCCGCTTGAGCGCATCGAGATGGTCTATAACAGCATTGACGATCAATTCAAGGCTTCCGTTGCGCCTGAGCGGATTGTCCAGGCACGAGAACGCTATCATCTGAGTGAGCAATACATCCTCTTTGTGAGTACGCTGCACGCGCGCAAGAATGTGAGCGCGCTGATCCGCGCTTTTGGGCGGCTGGCGTCGGAGCTACCGGACTTCCAGCTTGTGTTAGTCGGTGGCATCAGCGGAGCCTCTGCGGAAATTGTGCGTGACGCCGAGCAATCGCCTGCTGCCGCGCGCATTCGCATGACGGGAAGAGTAGCCGATGAAGACCTTCCGGCGCTCTATGCCGGGGCGCGGGTATTTGCCCTGCCATCCAAACATGAGGGCTTTGGCCTGACAATGATCGAGGCGATGGCCTGTGGGACGCCGGTGGTCGCCAACAATGCAAGCTGCCTGCCGGAAGTCGCCGGAGATGCGGCACTGCTGGTGGATGCCGATGATACCGAAGCGTTCGCGGCGGCGCTGCGTCGCGCGGTTGAAGATGAGCCGCTGAGGCGAGAGTTGGTCGCGCGTGGCTTCCAGCGGGCGGCGCAGTTCCGCCCGGAGGTATGCGCGGGGCAGATGCTCGCGGTCTATGAGCAGGTGGCAGGCCAGCGAGCGAAACAAGATCGCTCATTCACGCATCCATAACCGCTTGAAACACGATCACTTCGCTGAAGGACACGCCATCAATCTGCATGGCATAGCAGCCTGGCGCTTGTAGACGGACATAAGAACCCCAAGAGCCTGCCTGGTCCGACCAGAGCAGGCGCAGTTCGGGCAGGAGGGGCGCGGCGTTCCAGTCTTCATAGTCCTGATCCAGGCCGCCGTTGAAGCGCAGCCCGTTGGGGCCATCAATCTGGCGGCCACGTATCACGACCGGCCCACTATTCCCAGAAGTTATCACCCACAATAGGTTCGCTCCCCCCCACGCGCTGGTTCCCGCGCCGAACTGCGCTGCATTCGCTGCCGACAGCGTGCCATCTGGGTCAAAGCCCACCGCATACATGGGTCCAGCGCCAAGCGCCAGACCGTATTGCGGTGAGATGTGCCGGGCCGGTATGAGGGGACACGCCGCGCCCGGAGCCAGGGTGGGCAGATGGAACGGGCGCTGCTCCAGAGAGGCCCACACCTCCGGTCCTGGCGTGACTGTCGGTTGTGTCGGCGTCTCAGACGGGCGTGCAGGC from Ktedonobacterales bacterium harbors:
- a CDS encoding glycosyltransferase family 9 protein; this translates as MARRCLLLLALAIGFARNGFRSARVRERPRGARVRESGGSPRASAASENAETQFPQGLPPAGDRKRPPPQARVREVRRVVLIRPDHLGDMLFTTPALSELRRALPDAHITYLIGPWFREIVARNPSLDEIQTCAFPGFRRETQGALEPYRLLWRLARELRRGRYDLAIVLRPDFWWGVWLIYLAGIPLRLGYAADLQTPFLTWALPLRAGEHAVRQNLRLVRAAALLAKDGSGSSTTTRKLSAEQVAQLDQLDNVAPVQGQPPLEFAPTDEERAWVQKRLAQADMSGRDRLVVIHPGTGAPVKLWGTTSWARVADALARAHGLRIVLTGSAGEREQVEGIRAQMRQPALTLIGETDVGRLAALLARADLALGVDNGPLHLATAQGTPTVRLYGPTDPRVFAPWGEPRLHKIVQAQQPCAGCAAIPCGRLDWSPEELPAHPCVRSLSVEEVLAAAEALLNQRMAKQEEKA
- the waaF gene encoding lipopolysaccharide heptosyltransferase II, which codes for MGMVGYDIRPSFLRRTRTLLIHRLIKPALQRAIYYGLGTVGLVSRLGRLGRVMPPLTPATFAPKRILLIRTDLMGDVILSLPAAHALRRAYPAAQIDMLILPPNIGVIKYDPAIARIVTYDPNIWRRPNAFLTAGSYRAFLGLLRDLRAAQYDLCLSLAGDWASVFAFFSKARRRLGYRDEAYPFFMTDPVPGGRYRVRQHEVEYIAGLARAAGAVIEEGQRAPALVVSEQARADVKALLAANGVQEGDLLIAAHAGATNGLAKRWPIPHWATLADQLMTQLGAKVVLTGAASDAEITAAIAARMQQAPLDLTGKTTIPQLAALLARCDLVISGDSGPLHMAGAVGSPVVAIHGPTDPVLSGPAGKEATVLRLGIWCSPCYDASYWAECRFFNPVCMKAITPDQALAAARARLGRSARTNDQAAITQQT
- a CDS encoding glycosyltransferase family 1 protein, giving the protein MNIAFDLVAVERLDDGMYTASLALLQGLQKVPTDHRYLLLTGRPGRYAHFARDKRFEIVHAPIPILQRDAVLLEHQVLEPLTLRRLRPDVLHSPGLASPLLWRGPVVLTLHDVAFLALPEQMSRASLYYWRYVALPSARRAARIVTVSQHARQEIARELHLPLERIEMVYNSIDDQFKASVAPERIVQARERYHLSEQYILFVSTLHARKNVSALIRAFGRLASELPDFQLVLVGGISGASAEIVRDAEQSPAAARIRMTGRVADEDLPALYAGARVFALPSKHEGFGLTMIEAMACGTPVVANNASCLPEVAGDAALLVDADDTEAFAAALRRAVEDEPLRRELVARGFQRAAQFRPEVCAGQMLAVYEQVAGQRAKQDRSFTHP
- the fabZ gene encoding 3-hydroxyacyl-ACP dehydratase FabZ yields the protein MLSSEEIRRIIPHRYPFLLVDRVLELSADRAVGLKHVTNNEPFFQGHFPEYAVMPGVLIAEAAAQVGAVAVLSQPAYQGRLAFLAGLDGWRFKRQVTPGDTLTIEVTLAAIRRGIGKGHARVSVEGNVAAEGDLLFAIGPAPTQDSASAAASDDAAGTEREA